The DNA region TGGCGGCAAATGACTTTCTGAAGTTGTTTTCATCTTCTTTGCTGAGCAGGCTTTGACCGGTGAGTTGGCTGATGGTATTCAGATTGTTGGTTGCCATAATTTGTTCTATCTGTTGGGATAGTTCCTCGTTGTGTCTGTTCAGTTCCTGCTGGCGGGCAATTAGTTTCTGTATTTCTTGTCTACGCTTTTCCAATAACAGGCGGTTCGCCTTTTTTCGGGTGATGAAGTAGGCAATGGAAATGATAAGTAACAGTAATAATGCGATGGAGATGCATATATTGAAGAATAACCGGCGTTGTTGCAGCTCCACTTGTGTTGAAAGCAGTTTATTTTCCTTCTCTTTGCGTTCGGCATCAAACCGGATATTGGCGGCAGCAACGGCACGCATCTTTTCATCCAGATTCAGAGAGTCGGCGAAGAGCTGGTCGCGGTCGTAGCAACGGAAGAAGGCATCGTCCATTCTCATCCTCCGGTAATAGTCCATCAATATCCGGTTGGCACTCTTCTCTTTTCCGATCATGTCCATCCGGGCAAATCCACGGGCTGCCTTTTCTATAAGAGGTATTCCTAGTGAGGCCTTACCTGTCTCCATCAGAGCACGTCCTAAATGAAGATTCAGGTCATACCTGGCCCATTGAGGCATGCGGGTACTGTCCGGACAAATGCTTAATGCAAGCTGCAATGCCTTTTGTACGGAGTCCGGATAGTCCAGATAGCTATCTACTGTGAGGACTTTATTGACAAATACACCTTTAAAGCTCTTCTGTCCGGCTGAAATTTTCCCGGCCTGGTTCAGATAGTAGAATACAGAATCTTTATTCTGGGTTCTGCGGAATATTTCTGCACGATAGCGATAGAGATCGCCCAGTCCGAAGCTGTCTTTCAAGAGTGAATAATATTGGGCTTTTGAATTCATTTCTAAGGCACGGTCGTACATGCCCAGTTCGGCATAGAGGTTGGCTTGTTCGCCATAGGCTATCACGATATTAGGCGGGGCTATGCTGTCGTTATAGCTGTTGATGGCTTCCTGGTTGGTGGCTACCGCTTTCTCGTATTCACCGACCAGGCGGTAGTAGATGCCTAGCCGGGATATGATGCGAAGCATATTGTGGAATTTTCCTCCCTGATGGTAATATTCCATCGCTTTCTCCAGGAGTCGGATGGCTTGAGGAACATCGTTACCGGAATAGATATAAACTCCGCTGACAATTTCGGCTTGTGGAATGTAACGGTCGGCATCATCGTATTCGGGTAATTGCAAGTATTCATCTGCCAGCCGGATAGCTACCTCATTGTCTCCGTACATCTGGTGCAAGCCTGCCCGGGTGGATAATAATTCGTGCTTACAATGCTGTTGCAGGAAGGGAGCGTTGTTGAGGCTGTCCAGATATTCTATGCCGGGACGGAATTGCTTGCTGGCCAGATAACTGAAATAGAAGAGATTGATCATCTGCCGGGCGTATTTGACCACTGTATCTTTGGGTTCGGTGTAATCTGCTACGGCTAACAATTCGGATATCTTTTGTTTGCCTTCGTCAATGGCTGCCTGATGCTTTCTCTCTTTCAGTAATGTGTTCAGTTGTTGGATAGTCTGCTGCCATTGCTGTGTGTCTTGATCGCTTGAAGAATTTGAAGATGCGGTACAGGCTCCGACTGACAGCATGAGGAGTAATATAAGTGTTTTTATCTTCATAAGATAGAAATTTATTGGGTTTGCCGGACAAAGATACAATTCCATTTTAAAAAAGGAAAAAGTGCTACCTTTATTTTTTTTTATGTTTTATTGAGCTTGATAATGAGAGAGATACATTTTTGTATATTGGATTGTATATTGCTTATTTATGATTTAATCTTATTATTTCTGCACATTTGTAGTCTTATAGAAGACTAACCAAATAATAAATTAGGTGGAAAAGATGTCACGATTGTGTATGAAAGAAATCAGTAGGGCTTTGATAGAGATGATTTCCGATGAATCGCCCTATGCTTCGAAGGATATGCTTTGCGGAGCGCGTGGAGCCGTTTTCCGCGAGATATTTATTTTTCATTATCCAAGCTTTATAGATAAGGTGCAGAAGCT from Bacteroides sp. MSB163 includes:
- a CDS encoding tetratricopeptide repeat protein, whose product is MKIKTLILLLMLSVGACTASSNSSSDQDTQQWQQTIQQLNTLLKERKHQAAIDEGKQKISELLAVADYTEPKDTVVKYARQMINLFYFSYLASKQFRPGIEYLDSLNNAPFLQQHCKHELLSTRAGLHQMYGDNEVAIRLADEYLQLPEYDDADRYIPQAEIVSGVYIYSGNDVPQAIRLLEKAMEYYHQGGKFHNMLRIISRLGIYYRLVGEYEKAVATNQEAINSYNDSIAPPNIVIAYGEQANLYAELGMYDRALEMNSKAQYYSLLKDSFGLGDLYRYRAEIFRRTQNKDSVFYYLNQAGKISAGQKSFKGVFVNKVLTVDSYLDYPDSVQKALQLALSICPDSTRMPQWARYDLNLHLGRALMETGKASLGIPLIEKAARGFARMDMIGKEKSANRILMDYYRRMRMDDAFFRCYDRDQLFADSLNLDEKMRAVAAANIRFDAERKEKENKLLSTQVELQQRRLFFNICISIALLLLLIISIAYFITRKKANRLLLEKRRQEIQKLIARQQELNRHNEELSQQIEQIMATNNLNTISQLTGQSLLSKEDENNFRKSFAAIYPLYLPKLREKYPQLTRSEELLAMLICMNQSTDEIALIMGINRSSVNMIRSRMRKKIKLTKDESLDEVIKQYLS